A single Klebsiella variicola DNA region contains:
- a CDS encoding IclR family transcriptional regulator domain-containing protein, with the protein MPRELCIATERESMRDHTPTTLSARQAEHDPNFMLSLARGLEVLNAFTPQRQRLTISQLSQKTQISRAAVRRCLYTLAALGMVHSPDGRSYELLPRVLAVGHAYLAGTPLAKVAQTALDSLGKALGESCSAATLDGDNVLYIARAAVNNLLSIDLGRGSRLPAWATSMGRVLLSALPDEQLEVTLSRAALIRYTPHTLCDMPGLRAEIARVRMQGYALADRQIEVGLCSLAVPVLSRHGQVVAALNVGVPAATTSAAALKEKALAPLRRAAMDLSLQL; encoded by the coding sequence ATGCCCCGTGAGCTTTGCATTGCAACGGAGAGGGAATCAATGCGTGACCATACCCCCACCACCTTGAGCGCCAGGCAGGCCGAGCACGATCCCAACTTTATGCTGTCTCTGGCCCGCGGGCTGGAGGTCCTTAACGCTTTTACTCCCCAGCGCCAGCGGCTGACCATTTCTCAGTTGAGCCAGAAAACCCAAATCTCCCGCGCGGCGGTACGCCGTTGCCTGTATACCCTCGCCGCGCTGGGCATGGTGCACAGTCCGGATGGCCGCAGCTATGAACTGCTGCCCCGGGTGCTGGCCGTCGGCCACGCCTATCTGGCCGGTACGCCGCTGGCCAAGGTGGCGCAGACGGCGCTGGATAGCCTCGGCAAAGCGCTCGGCGAATCCTGCTCAGCGGCGACGCTGGATGGCGATAACGTGCTCTATATCGCCCGCGCGGCAGTCAATAATTTACTGAGCATCGACCTGGGGCGCGGCAGTCGCCTGCCAGCATGGGCGACCTCTATGGGACGGGTATTGCTGAGCGCACTGCCGGATGAACAGCTTGAAGTGACACTGTCACGAGCAGCGTTAATCCGCTACACCCCGCATACCCTGTGCGATATGCCCGGGCTACGCGCGGAGATCGCCCGGGTGCGCATGCAGGGCTATGCCCTCGCCGACCGGCAGATTGAGGTGGGGTTGTGTTCGCTGGCGGTGCCCGTGCTGTCACGCCATGGCCAGGTGGTGGCGGCGCTGAATGTCGGGGTTCCCGCCGCGACGACCAGCGCCGCGGCGTTAAAAGAGAAGGCCCTCGCCCCGCTACGACGCGCGGCGATGGACCTGTCGCTACAGCTATAG
- the benC gene encoding benzoate 1,2-dioxygenase electron transfer component BenC, with product MTFNIALNFEDGITRFIQCHAGEKVLDAAYRQKVNLPMDCSDGVCGTCKCHCASGEYDLGEDYLDEALSDDEAQARQVLTCQMVPTSDCVIDVPVAAAQCKTALTNTGAEVRQVNCLSDTAIELVVALDEPLAFLPGQYINIQVPGTPHVRAYSFSSLPGSLEGRFLIRNVPGGMMSQWLTQQARPGDRLTLSGPMGSFYLRSGERPLLMLAGGTGLAPLLSMLHTLQTQGSQRPVTLLYGVTRDCDLVKTDALNAFNQQLTGYRWLPVVADENSTCPQRGFVTDHLDDAMLNNGDVDIYLCGPPPMVNAVATALRDRGISPAGFWYEKFIASQSAAA from the coding sequence ATGACCTTCAATATTGCTCTTAATTTTGAGGACGGCATTACCCGCTTTATTCAATGCCATGCCGGGGAGAAGGTGCTGGATGCCGCCTATCGCCAGAAGGTGAATCTGCCGATGGACTGCTCGGACGGTGTTTGCGGCACCTGCAAATGCCACTGCGCCAGCGGTGAATACGATCTGGGGGAGGATTATCTCGACGAGGCGTTAAGCGACGACGAAGCGCAGGCCCGCCAGGTGCTGACCTGCCAGATGGTCCCGACCAGCGACTGTGTGATCGATGTGCCGGTGGCCGCCGCCCAGTGCAAAACCGCGCTGACCAACACCGGGGCGGAGGTGCGGCAGGTGAATTGTCTGTCCGATACCGCCATCGAACTGGTGGTCGCCCTTGATGAGCCGCTGGCTTTTCTGCCGGGGCAATATATCAACATTCAGGTACCGGGCACGCCTCATGTCCGCGCCTACTCATTCAGCTCGCTGCCGGGTTCTCTCGAAGGGCGCTTTCTGATCCGTAACGTGCCTGGCGGCATGATGAGCCAGTGGTTAACCCAGCAGGCGCGACCCGGCGATCGCTTGACCCTCAGCGGCCCCATGGGCAGCTTCTATTTGCGCAGCGGCGAACGCCCGCTGCTGATGCTGGCGGGTGGCACAGGGCTGGCGCCGCTGCTCTCCATGTTACACACCCTGCAAACACAAGGTAGCCAGCGTCCGGTAACGCTTTTGTACGGGGTGACCCGCGATTGTGATCTGGTGAAAACCGACGCGCTGAATGCGTTTAATCAACAACTGACGGGATATCGCTGGCTGCCGGTGGTGGCGGATGAAAACAGTACCTGCCCGCAGCGCGGCTTTGTCACCGACCATCTGGATGACGCCATGCTGAATAACGGCGACGTTGACATCTATCTTTGCGGACCGCCGCCGATGGTGAACGCGGTTGCCACGGCGCTGCGCGACAGAGGAATTTCCCCGGCAGGGTTCTGGTATGAGAAATTTATCGCCAGCCAGAGCGCGGCGGCATAA
- the catA gene encoding catechol 1,2-dioxygenase, which yields MSNAFVQQEAVQKLLREGAGLNVPGGNERFKAIVHRLLENICTLIDDYNVTEEEFWHAVNYLHELGGRQEAALLAAGLGLEHFLDLRQDAIDAAARRETGTPRTIEGPLYVANAPLADSHARMDDGTDAGEVMWLHGQVKDNQGQPIANAIVDIWHANTLGNYSFFDQSQSDYNLRRRIRTGADGRYSVRSIMPSGYGCPPDGPTQKLLDQLGRHGNRPAHIHFFVSAPGHKHLTSQINLSGDKYLWDDFAFATRDGLIADPVKVTDRETIAQRDLEGEHTEVCFDFTLCKALNADEEHRGTRLRAKE from the coding sequence ATGAGTAATGCTTTCGTACAACAAGAAGCCGTGCAGAAATTATTACGTGAAGGCGCGGGGTTAAATGTCCCTGGCGGTAATGAACGTTTTAAAGCCATTGTCCACCGTTTGCTGGAGAATATCTGTACGCTGATCGATGACTATAACGTCACAGAAGAAGAGTTCTGGCACGCGGTGAACTATCTGCACGAGCTGGGTGGGCGTCAGGAAGCGGCGCTGCTGGCGGCCGGGCTGGGACTGGAGCATTTCCTCGACCTGCGTCAGGACGCCATTGATGCGGCGGCGCGGCGGGAAACCGGTACCCCGCGCACCATCGAAGGGCCGCTGTATGTGGCCAATGCGCCGCTGGCCGACAGCCACGCCCGGATGGATGATGGCACTGATGCCGGGGAAGTAATGTGGCTGCATGGTCAGGTTAAAGATAATCAGGGCCAGCCGATCGCTAACGCCATTGTTGATATCTGGCACGCCAATACCCTCGGTAATTACTCGTTTTTCGATCAAAGTCAGAGCGACTACAACCTCCGTCGCCGGATCCGCACTGGCGCCGATGGCCGCTACAGCGTGCGCAGCATCATGCCTTCCGGCTATGGCTGCCCGCCGGATGGTCCGACGCAGAAGTTGCTGGATCAGTTAGGCCGCCACGGCAACCGTCCGGCGCACATTCACTTCTTCGTCTCCGCCCCGGGCCATAAGCATCTGACCAGCCAGATTAACCTCAGCGGCGATAAATATCTGTGGGATGATTTTGCCTTTGCTACCCGCGACGGTCTGATTGCCGACCCGGTAAAAGTGACCGACCGCGAGACCATCGCGCAGCGCGATCTTGAGGGAGAGCACACCGAGGTCTGTTTTGATTTCACCCTGTGTAAAGCCCTGAACGCCGACGAAGAGCACCGCGGCACCCGCCTGCGCGCCAAAGAGTAA
- the catC gene encoding muconolactone Delta-isomerase, translated as MLFKVEMTVNIPIGFPAAEADEIKQREKAYSQQLQREGKWRHIWRVAGLYANVSIFDVKDAEELHQILMGLPLYPFMDIRVEALCRHPSSVREDDS; from the coding sequence ATGCTATTTAAAGTGGAGATGACCGTTAATATTCCGATCGGGTTTCCTGCCGCCGAAGCGGATGAAATTAAACAACGCGAAAAAGCCTATTCGCAACAATTACAACGTGAAGGCAAGTGGCGACATATCTGGCGCGTCGCCGGTCTTTACGCCAATGTCAGTATTTTCGATGTAAAAGATGCCGAAGAGTTGCATCAAATTTTAATGGGATTGCCGCTGTATCCTTTTATGGATATTCGCGTCGAGGCGCTGTGCCGTCATCCCTCATCTGTTCGTGAAGACGATAGCTAA
- a CDS encoding 1,6-dihydroxycyclohexa-2,4-diene-1-carboxylate dehydrogenase, giving the protein MRFTDKVVAITGAAQGIGRRTAEQAATEGAALLLIDRSPYVHELAAVLAQAGSQVLALEADLEQWQSTEQAFAAGVAHFGRLDVLINNVGGTIWARPFAEYQPEQIEKEIRRSLFPTLWGCRAALPWMLKQGKGSIVNISSVATAGVNRVPYSAAKGGVNALTRSIAMEYSGSGIRINAVAPGGTEAPPRLTPRNDEQPSEQEKAWYQQVVDQTVASSLMRRYGTLAEQANAILFLASDEASYITGVTLPVAGGDLG; this is encoded by the coding sequence ATGCGTTTTACCGATAAAGTCGTCGCTATCACCGGCGCGGCGCAGGGGATTGGCAGGCGGACCGCGGAGCAGGCGGCAACTGAAGGCGCCGCCCTGTTGCTGATTGACCGCTCGCCTTACGTACACGAACTGGCTGCCGTACTAGCCCAGGCCGGAAGTCAGGTGCTGGCGCTGGAGGCTGACCTTGAGCAGTGGCAGAGTACTGAACAGGCGTTTGCCGCCGGGGTAGCGCATTTTGGCCGCCTCGATGTGTTAATCAATAACGTCGGGGGAACTATCTGGGCGCGACCTTTCGCCGAGTATCAGCCAGAACAAATTGAGAAAGAGATCCGCCGCTCGCTGTTTCCTACCCTGTGGGGCTGCCGCGCGGCGCTCCCCTGGATGCTGAAGCAGGGGAAAGGCAGCATCGTCAATATCTCGTCGGTGGCGACGGCGGGGGTGAACCGGGTGCCTTACTCGGCGGCGAAAGGCGGCGTTAACGCGCTAACCCGGTCGATTGCCATGGAGTATAGCGGCAGCGGCATTCGGATTAACGCCGTCGCGCCTGGCGGGACGGAGGCGCCGCCGCGCCTGACGCCGCGCAACGATGAGCAGCCGAGCGAGCAGGAAAAGGCGTGGTATCAGCAGGTGGTCGATCAGACGGTGGCGAGCAGTCTGATGCGCCGGTACGGCACGCTGGCGGAACAGGCGAACGCGATCCTTTTTCTCGCCAGCGATGAAGCCAGCTATATCACCGGCGTGACGCTACCGGTGGCGGGCGGCGATCTCGGCTAG
- a CDS encoding Rieske 2Fe-2S domain-containing protein yields the protein MQKTLSALKDKINNALIVDRENHIYRCHRSIFTDQQLFDFEMKHIFEGNWVFLAHESQIAEPGDYYTLTLGRQPVIITRDKKNELHALINSCAHRGAMLCRRKTGNKNSFTCPFHGWTFSNNGKLLKAKDESTGAYPDTFKQEGSHDLQKLPRFQSYRGFLFGSLNADVQSLEAYLGETRKIIDLIVDQAPEGLEVLKGSSSYVYEGNWKLGAENGADGYHVSVVHWNYASTMSRRNYEAEGTHAVDANGWSKSVGGGYGFDNGHMLLWTRALNPEVRPVYAHRERLQAEFGERRADQMVNETRNLCLYPNVYLMDQFSTQIRVIRPIAVDKTEVTIWCFAPKGESDQARALRIRQYEDFFNVSGMGTPDDLEEFSACQRGYLGENLPWSDLSRGALRWVDGPDEHAKHAGFTPRLSGVKSEDEALYIAHHHHWQTVMLAALEQEQQRYDQSITQRVEVA from the coding sequence ATGCAAAAAACGCTCTCAGCGCTTAAAGACAAAATTAACAACGCGTTAATTGTCGACCGTGAAAATCATATTTACCGTTGCCACCGCTCTATATTTACCGACCAGCAGTTATTTGATTTTGAAATGAAACATATCTTCGAAGGAAATTGGGTTTTTCTCGCCCATGAAAGCCAGATTGCCGAGCCGGGAGATTATTATACTCTGACGCTGGGACGGCAGCCGGTTATTATCACTCGTGATAAAAAGAATGAATTGCATGCGTTAATTAATAGCTGTGCCCACCGCGGGGCCATGTTATGCCGACGCAAAACCGGAAATAAAAACTCATTTACCTGTCCGTTCCATGGCTGGACCTTCAGCAATAACGGCAAATTATTAAAAGCCAAAGATGAGAGCACCGGCGCCTATCCTGACACCTTCAAACAGGAAGGATCTCACGATCTGCAAAAACTGCCGCGTTTTCAGTCTTACCGCGGTTTCTTATTCGGTAGCCTCAATGCGGACGTGCAGTCGCTGGAGGCCTATCTCGGCGAAACCCGCAAAATCATCGATCTGATCGTCGATCAGGCGCCGGAAGGACTGGAAGTGCTGAAGGGCTCGTCGAGCTATGTATACGAAGGCAACTGGAAGCTGGGCGCGGAGAACGGCGCCGATGGCTATCACGTCAGCGTGGTCCACTGGAACTACGCCTCAACCATGTCACGCCGCAACTATGAAGCGGAAGGGACGCATGCGGTTGACGCCAACGGCTGGTCAAAGAGCGTCGGCGGCGGCTACGGTTTTGACAACGGCCACATGTTGCTGTGGACCCGGGCGCTGAACCCGGAAGTGCGCCCGGTGTATGCCCACCGCGAGCGTCTACAGGCGGAATTTGGCGAACGACGCGCCGACCAGATGGTCAACGAAACCCGCAACCTGTGCCTGTACCCCAACGTCTACCTGATGGATCAGTTTTCTACCCAGATCCGCGTGATCCGTCCGATTGCGGTCGATAAAACCGAAGTCACCATTTGGTGTTTTGCGCCAAAAGGTGAATCAGACCAGGCGCGGGCGCTACGCATCCGCCAGTATGAAGATTTCTTTAACGTTAGCGGGATGGGGACGCCGGACGATCTGGAAGAGTTCAGCGCCTGTCAGCGCGGCTATCTCGGCGAAAATCTGCCATGGAGCGATCTGAGCCGCGGCGCGCTGCGCTGGGTCGACGGCCCGGATGAGCACGCCAAACATGCCGGTTTCACGCCACGACTCAGCGGGGTGAAATCGGAAGATGAAGCGCTGTACATCGCCCATCACCATCACTGGCAAACGGTCATGCTGGCGGCGCTGGAACAGGAACAGCAGCGTTACGACCAGTCGATTACCCAGCGCGTGGAGGTGGCCTGA
- the benB gene encoding benzoate 1,2-dioxygenase small subunit — translation MLNLEHVRQFLYYEARLLDDRQWDEWLSCYSPQVVYWMPAWGDDDQLTRDPQKEISLIYYPNREGLEDRVYRIKTERSGASTPEPRTTHIISNVELMGDSDEGLEVRYNWVTWSHRYQHTDAYFGSTCCTLIEQDGRPQIVRKTVRLNNDYIRQVIDVYHI, via the coding sequence ATGTTGAATCTCGAACACGTTCGCCAGTTTCTCTATTACGAAGCCCGCCTGTTGGATGATCGTCAGTGGGACGAATGGCTGAGCTGTTACAGCCCGCAGGTGGTCTACTGGATGCCGGCGTGGGGCGACGATGACCAGCTGACGCGCGACCCGCAAAAAGAGATTTCCCTTATCTATTATCCCAACCGTGAAGGCCTGGAAGATCGCGTCTATCGCATTAAAACCGAACGTTCCGGCGCCAGTACGCCGGAGCCGCGCACCACCCACATCATCAGCAATGTTGAGCTGATGGGCGACAGCGACGAGGGGCTGGAGGTGCGCTACAACTGGGTTACCTGGAGCCATCGCTATCAACACACGGATGCCTATTTCGGCTCTACCTGCTGCACGCTAATTGAGCAGGACGGCAGACCGCAGATCGTGCGCAAAACCGTGCGCCTGAATAACGATTATATCCGTCAGGTGATTGACGTTTACCACATTTAA
- the kmrA gene encoding efflux MFS transporter KmrA, with protein MSRQWMTLMAILLVYIPVAIDATVLHVAAPTLSVALGSSGNELLWIIDIYSLVMAGMVLPMGALGDKIGFKRLLLLGSAIFGVASLCAALSPTALTLIASRALLAVGAAMIVPATLAGIRSTFAEASQRNMALGLWAAVGSGGKAFGPLVGGMLLEHFYWGSVFLINVPIVLVVIAVNAKVVPRQPARREQPLNLLQALILIASILMLVFSAKSALKGQLALWLTALVAIGGAAMLTWFIRKQLSAARPMVDMRLFTHRIILSGVMMAMTALITLVGFELLMAQELQFVHQKTPFEAGMFMLPVMVASGFSGPIAGMLVSKLGLRQVATGGMLLSAFSFLGLALTDFSTQPWQAWGLMTLLGFSVASALLASSSAIMAAAPKEKAAAAGAIETMAYELGAGLGIALFGLILTRSYSGTIVLPSGLSESMAQQASSSIGEAVSLTQALPAGMAEALMAAAKAAFTQAHSLVLATAGVLLLLLAAGIWRSLASVAKPQSAL; from the coding sequence ATGTCACGGCAATGGATGACGCTGATGGCGATTTTGCTGGTTTATATTCCGGTGGCGATTGACGCCACGGTATTGCATGTGGCCGCGCCGACGCTCAGCGTCGCGCTGGGTAGCAGCGGCAATGAGCTGCTGTGGATCATTGATATCTACTCATTAGTGATGGCCGGGATGGTACTGCCGATGGGCGCCCTCGGCGATAAAATCGGCTTCAAGCGCCTGCTGTTGCTCGGCAGCGCCATTTTTGGCGTCGCCTCGCTGTGCGCCGCGCTGTCGCCGACGGCCCTGACGCTGATTGCCTCACGCGCTTTGCTGGCGGTGGGGGCGGCGATGATCGTCCCGGCGACGCTGGCCGGGATCCGCAGCACCTTTGCCGAGGCCAGCCAGCGAAATATGGCGCTGGGTCTGTGGGCGGCGGTGGGCTCCGGCGGCAAGGCTTTTGGCCCGCTGGTGGGCGGCATGCTGCTGGAGCATTTCTACTGGGGGTCGGTATTCCTGATCAACGTACCGATCGTGCTGGTGGTTATCGCCGTTAATGCGAAGGTGGTGCCGCGCCAGCCTGCACGCCGCGAACAACCGCTCAATCTGCTGCAGGCGCTTATTTTGATTGCGTCGATCCTGATGCTGGTGTTTAGCGCGAAATCGGCGCTGAAGGGCCAGCTGGCGCTGTGGCTCACCGCACTGGTGGCGATCGGCGGGGCGGCGATGCTCACCTGGTTTATCCGCAAGCAGCTGTCGGCGGCCCGCCCGATGGTGGATATGCGGCTCTTCACCCATCGTATTATTTTAAGCGGGGTGATGATGGCGATGACGGCCCTGATTACGCTGGTCGGTTTTGAATTGCTGATGGCGCAGGAGCTGCAGTTTGTGCATCAGAAAACGCCGTTCGAGGCGGGGATGTTTATGCTGCCGGTGATGGTTGCCAGCGGCTTCAGCGGCCCGATTGCCGGAATGCTGGTGTCGAAACTGGGGCTGCGGCAGGTGGCGACGGGCGGAATGTTGCTCAGCGCCTTCAGTTTTCTGGGCCTCGCGCTGACCGATTTCAGCACACAACCGTGGCAGGCATGGGGGCTGATGACGCTGCTGGGCTTCAGCGTCGCCAGCGCGCTGCTGGCCTCCAGCTCCGCGATTATGGCGGCGGCGCCGAAGGAGAAAGCGGCGGCGGCCGGGGCCATCGAAACCATGGCCTATGAGCTGGGCGCCGGTCTCGGTATTGCGCTGTTCGGGCTGATCCTGACCCGCAGTTACAGCGGCACCATTGTGCTACCGTCCGGGCTGAGTGAGTCCATGGCGCAGCAGGCGTCGTCGTCAATCGGCGAGGCGGTCAGCCTGACGCAGGCGCTGCCCGCCGGGATGGCTGAGGCGCTAATGGCGGCGGCGAAGGCGGCCTTTACCCAGGCTCACAGCCTGGTGCTGGCGACGGCGGGGGTACTGCTCCTGCTGCTGGCGGCCGGGATCTGGCGCAGCCTGGCGAGCGTGGCGAAACCGCAGTCAGCGCTATAG
- a CDS encoding muconate cycloisomerase family protein, producing MDVGTKSYTSHQEPKMTATVERIESWIVDVPTIRPHKLSMTTMGCQTLVIVRLTRSDGICGIGEATTIGGLSYGVESPEAISLAITHYLTPLLKGLPADNLNALTARMNSAIKGNTFAKSAIETALLDAQGKALGLPVSALLGGALQTALPVLWTLASGDTAKDIAEGETLLAGRRHQAFKLKIGARELATDLRHTRAIVEALGDRASIRVDVNQAWDAATGAKGCRELAAMGVDLIEQPVSAHDNAALVRLSQHIETAILADEAVATAYEGYQLAQQGFTGAYALKIAKAGGPNSVLALARVAQAAGVGLYGGTMLEGTVGTVASLHAWSTLPLQWGTEMFGPLLLKDDIVSVPLTFADGQVALPQTLGLGVELDEDKLRFYSRKA from the coding sequence ATGGATGTGGGTACAAAAAGTTATACATCTCATCAGGAACCGAAAATGACCGCCACCGTAGAACGTATTGAGAGCTGGATAGTGGATGTCCCGACCATCCGGCCACACAAGTTATCGATGACCACCATGGGCTGCCAGACGCTGGTGATCGTGCGGCTTACCCGCTCCGACGGCATCTGCGGCATCGGCGAAGCCACCACCATCGGTGGTTTGAGCTATGGCGTCGAGAGCCCGGAGGCTATCTCGTTGGCGATAACCCATTATCTGACGCCGCTGTTGAAAGGGCTGCCGGCCGATAACCTGAATGCGCTGACGGCGCGTATGAACAGCGCCATTAAAGGCAACACCTTTGCAAAGTCCGCCATTGAAACCGCGCTGCTGGATGCCCAGGGCAAAGCCTTAGGGCTGCCGGTGTCGGCGCTGCTCGGCGGGGCGCTGCAAACGGCGTTGCCGGTGCTGTGGACCTTAGCCAGCGGCGATACCGCGAAAGATATCGCCGAAGGGGAAACACTGTTAGCCGGGCGCCGCCATCAGGCGTTCAAGCTGAAAATTGGCGCGCGGGAATTAGCCACCGACCTGCGTCATACCCGGGCCATTGTGGAAGCATTAGGCGATCGCGCCAGCATCCGCGTTGACGTTAACCAGGCCTGGGACGCCGCCACCGGCGCGAAAGGCTGCCGCGAACTGGCGGCGATGGGCGTCGATCTTATCGAACAGCCGGTCAGCGCCCACGACAATGCTGCACTGGTGCGCCTGAGCCAGCATATTGAAACCGCGATCCTCGCGGATGAAGCGGTCGCGACCGCCTACGAGGGTTACCAACTGGCGCAACAGGGATTTACCGGCGCTTATGCCCTGAAAATCGCCAAAGCCGGGGGACCGAACAGCGTGCTGGCGCTGGCCCGCGTCGCCCAGGCGGCGGGGGTTGGCCTGTATGGCGGCACCATGCTGGAAGGGACCGTCGGTACCGTCGCGTCGCTGCACGCCTGGTCGACGCTGCCGCTGCAGTGGGGCACTGAGATGTTCGGCCCGCTGCTCCTCAAAGACGATATTGTCAGCGTGCCACTCACCTTTGCCGATGGTCAGGTAGCGCTCCCGCAGACGCTAGGGCTCGGCGTGGAGCTGGATGAAGACAAGCTGCGCTTCTATTCCCGTAAAGCATAA
- the yddG gene encoding aromatic amino acid DMT transporter YddG — protein MQKKRATSIGFAAIILWSTMVGLIRGVSEGLGPVGGAAMIYSLSGLLLIFTVGFPNLRQIPRRYLLAGSVLFVSYEICLALSLGFAATRQQAIEVGMVNYLWPSLTILFAILFNGQKSSWLVIPGLLLALFGVSWVLGGEHGLNPEEIINNVVSSPLSYILAFVGAFIWAAYCTVTAKYAKGKNGITLFVLLTALTLWLKFLASDQPPMLFSWPVVIKLMTVSVALGLAYAAWNVGILHGNVSLLAAASYFTPVLSSALAAVLLSAALSWSFWQGAGMVCLGSLLCWYATRR, from the coding sequence ATGCAAAAAAAGAGAGCGACATCAATCGGCTTCGCCGCCATTATATTATGGAGCACGATGGTCGGATTGATTCGCGGCGTCAGCGAAGGGTTAGGCCCGGTTGGCGGCGCGGCGATGATTTATAGCCTCAGCGGCCTGCTGCTCATTTTTACCGTTGGCTTTCCCAACCTGCGCCAGATCCCGCGCCGCTATCTGCTGGCCGGCAGCGTGCTGTTTGTCAGCTATGAAATCTGCCTCGCCCTGTCGCTGGGGTTCGCCGCCACTCGCCAGCAGGCCATTGAAGTGGGGATGGTCAATTACCTGTGGCCCAGCCTGACGATTTTGTTCGCCATTCTCTTTAATGGCCAGAAAAGCAGCTGGCTGGTGATCCCCGGCTTATTGCTGGCGCTGTTCGGCGTGAGCTGGGTACTTGGCGGCGAGCACGGGCTCAATCCCGAGGAAATCATCAATAACGTGGTGTCCAGCCCGCTGAGCTACATTCTGGCATTTGTCGGGGCGTTTATCTGGGCGGCGTACTGCACGGTGACCGCGAAGTACGCCAAAGGTAAAAATGGCATTACCCTCTTTGTCCTGTTAACCGCCCTGACGCTATGGCTGAAATTTCTCGCCAGCGACCAGCCGCCGATGCTCTTTAGCTGGCCGGTAGTCATTAAGCTGATGACGGTCTCTGTGGCGCTGGGGCTGGCTTACGCGGCGTGGAACGTCGGCATCCTGCACGGCAACGTCAGCCTGCTGGCGGCGGCCTCGTACTTCACGCCGGTACTCTCTTCCGCGCTGGCGGCAGTATTGCTCAGCGCCGCGCTGTCGTGGTCTTTCTGGCAGGGGGCCGGGATGGTGTGTCTCGGCTCCCTGCTCTGCTGGTATGCCACCCGCCGCTAG